In Quercus robur chromosome 10, dhQueRobu3.1, whole genome shotgun sequence, a genomic segment contains:
- the LOC126703542 gene encoding L10-interacting MYB domain-containing protein-like — protein MGKNTTSNSEANKTRAEWGDPSWTTTFCNLCVEEIEVGNKGIFAALSAKGWSNLVIKFCDKTGLNYDKEQLKCRWDVLKADWRVWEKLKGFDTNLGWDVVKGTIDASDDWWDMKLKEVPKASKFRHKGLQNLQQLDRMFRDVAATGAELM, from the exons ATGGGTAAAAACACCACTTCCAACTCCGAGGCAAACAAAACAAGAGCAGAATGGGGAGATCCAAGTTGGACAACTACTTTTTGTAACCTTTGTGTGGAAGAGATTGAAGTTGGGAATAAAGGAATCTTTGCTGCCTTAAGTGCCAAAGGTTGGAGCAATTTAGTAATCAAATTTTGTGATAAGACCGGTCTAAACTATGATAAGGAACAATTAAAATGTAGGTGGGATGTATTAAAAGCAGATTGGAGAGTGTGGGAAAAATTGAAGGGTTTTGACACAAATTTAGGTTGGGATGTAGTGAAGGGAACAATTGATGCTAGTGATGATTGGTGGGACATGAAGTTGAAG GAAGTACCCAAAGCTTCAAAATTTCGACATAAAGGTCTACAGAATCTACAACAACTTGATAGAATGTTTAGGGATGTTGCAGCAACTGGAGCAGAACTCATGtag